A stretch of the Vagococcus xieshaowenii genome encodes the following:
- a CDS encoding ABC transporter ATP-binding protein gives MIKSQQLAVSMNDTPIIKDLTIDIPDGECVVITGPSGSGKSTLINLLAGLIPELYNGQISGNLTVNNQTVPPHHFYDYVKDLGIVFQNPKTQFFTGDVYSELAFPMENYGINREEMLERLARKTNDLLLTPFINRSMLNLSGGEKQLIAFASSSMMPHRLFLLDEPSSNLDKQTQEKLLRALQQMKQEGVTIIIAEHRLDYLLPLADRFILMDNGTIKQTLSTPELDKLSNAELHKLGLRAIHPVTNQTKLVKQQETSGQDNILNLTNISYRYHQQATTTLTIPSLSLSNREIIGIVGHNGAGKSTFSKILTGLIKPKTGTITLNGKKLSKKDLINKSFLVMQDVNLQLFFETVEKELTLTPVDGHLFDKVVDKLNLGHLLTRHPQTLSGGEKQRVAIASALLSGKELIIFDEPTSGLDYQHMKEFSETLHWLREAGVFVLVISHDQEMIAQTCDSCLSFHQGTIQTQ, from the coding sequence ATGATAAAAAGTCAACAGTTAGCTGTTTCTATGAATGATACACCTATTATAAAAGACCTAACAATCGATATTCCTGATGGTGAATGTGTCGTTATTACCGGCCCTAGTGGTAGTGGAAAATCAACGCTAATTAATTTATTAGCCGGATTAATTCCTGAATTATATAATGGGCAAATTAGTGGAAATTTAACGGTTAATAACCAAACCGTTCCACCTCATCACTTTTATGATTATGTGAAAGATTTGGGGATTGTTTTTCAAAATCCTAAAACACAGTTTTTTACAGGTGATGTCTACTCTGAGCTTGCCTTTCCAATGGAAAATTACGGGATAAATAGGGAAGAAATGCTAGAAAGATTAGCGCGTAAAACAAATGACTTACTATTAACCCCTTTTATTAACAGAAGCATGCTTAACTTGTCTGGTGGAGAAAAACAATTGATTGCGTTTGCTTCTAGTAGTATGATGCCTCATCGTTTATTTTTATTAGATGAACCTTCTAGCAATTTAGACAAACAAACACAAGAGAAATTATTGCGTGCCTTACAACAAATGAAACAAGAGGGCGTGACAATTATAATTGCCGAGCATCGGTTAGATTATCTATTGCCTCTTGCTGATCGCTTCATCTTAATGGATAACGGAACAATCAAACAAACGCTATCAACCCCTGAGCTTGATAAACTGTCGAATGCAGAGCTACACAAATTAGGGCTGCGTGCCATTCACCCTGTCACGAACCAGACCAAACTAGTTAAGCAACAAGAAACATCCGGGCAAGATAACATTCTTAACTTAACTAATATTAGCTATCGCTATCATCAACAAGCTACTACAACATTGACTATCCCTTCTTTGTCATTATCCAATCGTGAGATTATTGGTATTGTGGGGCATAATGGTGCCGGTAAATCAACCTTTTCAAAAATTTTAACCGGCTTAATAAAGCCTAAAACAGGAACGATTACTTTAAATGGAAAAAAACTTTCTAAAAAAGACTTAATCAATAAAAGTTTTCTCGTTATGCAAGATGTCAACTTACAACTTTTCTTTGAAACGGTGGAAAAAGAACTAACATTGACACCAGTAGACGGGCATTTATTTGATAAAGTTGTGGATAAACTAAATTTAGGACACTTATTAACAAGACATCCACAGACACTGTCTGGCGGTGAAAAACAACGTGTTGCCATTGCCAGCGCATTATTATCCGGAAAAGAATTAATCATTTTTGATGAACCAACTAGTGGCTTAGATTACCAACACATGAAAGAATTTAGTGAAACACTACATTGGCTTAGAGAGGCAGGGGTCTTTGTTTTAGTCATTAGCCATGACCAAGAAATGATAGCTCAAACATGCGATAGTTGTTTATCTTTTCATCAAGGAACTATTCAAACTCAATAA
- a CDS encoding TDT family transporter, translated as MKNLLRSLPIPMGGLLLGMSSLSLLLIDGPLNVMGIFFFIIATIGCLLMYLKILWLFSEVRESLANPVVASVFPTIAMASMILINQWGKYMPEIPHALLKGLWLVCCLFHYGWLLYFCYRFILKEPFLFKKVLPSWFIVFVGIGVAATTGMTFYPQIAQISFILAISCYVVLLPVMLIRIFYIKEFTQEQLPLLTILAAPGSLCLVGYLSLSGNESNVWVYLLVIVSQLLYVMVLVLSVRHYRSTFYPSYAAYTFPLVISATAAVKFTEKYLINTPIYQLAKTIGYLEQVICLVVVSCVFILYLVFIIKQIKRATITP; from the coding sequence ATGAAAAATTTATTAAGAAGTCTTCCAATTCCAATGGGTGGATTACTATTAGGGATGTCATCACTTAGTCTATTATTAATAGATGGACCATTAAATGTGATGGGTATCTTCTTTTTTATTATTGCAACAATTGGCTGTTTGTTAATGTATCTGAAAATTTTATGGCTATTTTCTGAAGTAAGAGAAAGCTTGGCTAATCCAGTGGTAGCCTCTGTTTTTCCAACGATAGCTATGGCTAGTATGATTTTAATTAATCAGTGGGGGAAATATATGCCAGAAATTCCTCACGCCTTGTTGAAAGGATTATGGTTAGTTTGTTGCTTGTTCCATTATGGCTGGTTACTTTATTTCTGTTATCGTTTTATTTTGAAAGAACCCTTTCTTTTTAAGAAAGTATTGCCCAGTTGGTTCATCGTTTTTGTTGGGATAGGAGTTGCTGCAACGACAGGGATGACATTTTATCCACAGATCGCGCAAATAAGTTTTATATTGGCGATTAGTTGTTATGTGGTGCTATTACCAGTAATGTTAATAAGAATTTTTTATATCAAGGAATTTACACAAGAGCAACTACCGCTACTAACGATTTTGGCAGCACCAGGTTCGTTATGTCTAGTTGGGTATCTCTCTCTATCAGGTAATGAATCTAATGTTTGGGTATATTTATTAGTGATTGTTTCTCAATTATTATATGTTATGGTGCTAGTTTTGTCAGTCCGTCATTATCGCTCAACTTTTTATCCAAGCTACGCGGCCTATACATTTCCATTAGTCATTTCAGCAACCGCTGCAGTAAAATTCACAGAAAAATATTTAATAAACACGCCTATTTATCAATTAGCCAAAACGATTGGTTATCTAGAGCAAGTGATTTGTTTAGTAGTAGTTTCATGTGTTTTCATTTTGTATCTAGTATTTATTATTAAGCAAATAAAAAGAGCAACTATTACCCCGTAG
- a CDS encoding LysR family transcriptional regulator: protein MFTWIETFLSVYETRSFTKSADLLFISQPSVSVHIKKLEQHMNVPLFIRGGNHQLVPTEHADFLYPKLQLIKDDWQDLVRDAKELPMIKKDVTLALSNTNALKIIPKILPALLLNFPMINFQLIETNSNNVLTMLEQHQADIGLIEDDLIHPQLNREVFYQDDLVLCGDKNAPYWLIREQASGTYHYQDSYLKKHNLQPNFIKVNSNEMIVELLSEGIGQTIISNLLINNHDNIPIQQIITTRHLSIAWRKSNQDEDVLSIIQQIKNNFA, encoded by the coding sequence ATGTTTACATGGATCGAAACATTTCTATCAGTTTACGAAACAAGAAGCTTTACGAAATCAGCTGACTTACTATTTATTTCACAACCTTCTGTTTCTGTTCATATCAAGAAATTAGAACAGCACATGAACGTACCACTCTTTATACGTGGTGGTAATCATCAATTAGTCCCTACTGAACATGCAGACTTTCTTTATCCAAAACTTCAATTAATTAAAGATGATTGGCAAGACCTAGTACGCGACGCTAAAGAGTTACCTATGATAAAAAAGGACGTCACCCTTGCACTTTCTAATACTAATGCCTTAAAAATCATTCCTAAAATTTTACCTGCTCTATTATTGAACTTTCCTATGATTAATTTTCAATTAATTGAAACAAATTCAAACAATGTCTTAACTATGCTTGAACAGCATCAAGCTGATATTGGATTAATCGAAGATGACTTGATTCACCCACAACTTAATCGTGAGGTGTTTTATCAAGATGATTTGGTATTATGTGGCGATAAAAACGCACCTTATTGGTTAATAAGAGAACAAGCTTCTGGAACCTATCACTATCAAGATAGCTACTTAAAAAAACATAACCTTCAACCAAATTTTATCAAAGTAAATAGCAACGAGATGATTGTAGAACTTCTATCTGAAGGAATCGGTCAAACTATTATCTCTAATCTTTTGATAAACAACCACGACAATATTCCTATTCAACAAATCATCACTACACGTCATTTATCTATTGCTTGGCGTAAAAGTAATCAAGACGAAGATGTCCTGTCTATCATTCAACAAATAAAAAATAACTTTGCTTAA
- a CDS encoding YitT family protein — MVKQIKRVGLILISALILAASVNLFMSPHHVAAGGASGLGVIIEYALNIDRSITVLIFNVIVLVLAALFLGKEYFFNTLIGAIAFPLFLGLLPEYMVVSDRFLSIIIGSIGWAIGVSILYNIQASIGGTTIPPLILEKYFHISPSIGLLVSDAIVVCLSLYIFGVESFFFALISIAITSVVMTYLETGMNRKKAIIIVTSMEPSEFRQKMDAITVQTLVMFTVQSGEENKQDTMKLIVASDKEYPALKQAINQIDPQAFVMAYNVSEVSDLGLTYHPSDI, encoded by the coding sequence ATGGTAAAACAAATTAAAAGAGTAGGTTTGATTTTAATCAGTGCACTAATTTTAGCAGCCAGTGTTAACTTATTTATGAGCCCACATCATGTAGCAGCAGGGGGAGCTAGTGGTTTGGGGGTTATCATAGAATATGCTCTCAATATTGACCGTTCAATTACAGTATTAATCTTTAATGTTATTGTATTAGTACTTGCAGCACTCTTTTTAGGAAAAGAATACTTTTTTAATACATTAATTGGGGCGATTGCCTTTCCTTTGTTTTTAGGTCTACTACCTGAATACATGGTAGTTAGTGATCGGTTCTTATCAATTATTATTGGAAGTATTGGTTGGGCAATTGGTGTATCTATTTTGTATAATATTCAAGCATCAATTGGGGGAACGACTATCCCACCACTTATTTTAGAAAAATACTTCCATATCAGTCCATCTATCGGCTTATTAGTCTCAGACGCGATTGTCGTCTGTTTAAGTCTTTATATCTTTGGGGTTGAATCATTTTTCTTTGCTCTTATTTCAATTGCTATCACGTCAGTAGTTATGACGTATTTAGAAACTGGTATGAACCGTAAAAAAGCCATTATTATTGTGACGAGTATGGAGCCAAGTGAATTCAGACAAAAAATGGATGCCATTACTGTTCAAACACTTGTCATGTTTACTGTTCAATCAGGTGAAGAAAACAAACAAGATACTATGAAATTAATTGTCGCTTCGGATAAAGAATATCCAGCCTTAAAACAAGCGATTAATCAAATTGATCCACAAGCCTTTGTGATGGCTTATAATGTCTCAGAAGTTAGTGATTTAGGATTAACCTATCACCCGAGTGACATTTAA
- a CDS encoding 6-phospho-beta-glucosidase, with the protein MGKKLKIVTIGGGSSYTPELVEGFINRYEQLPVSELWLVDVEAGKEKLEIVGEMARRMVKAAGLPIEVYLTLNRREALKDADFVTTQMRVGLLDARILDERIPLSHGMIGQETNGAGGIFKALRTVPVILEIVEDMKELCPDAWLVNFTNPAGMVTEAVLRYGKWDKVIGLCNIPVNAVYQETELLGESLGDVFFHFAGINHLHWHTAVDKNGVDRTKELIKKMYGNDENQSIVANIKDNSLIYEQVENLEMIPCPYHNYYYYTDKMLAEELEDFKENGTRAEKVKQIEHELFELYKDPNLDYKPQQLAERGGARYSEAACEVINSIYNDTRKVMTVSTRNNGTIKDLPDEAAVEVTCMMTGNGPVPFNFGHFSPKQRGLLQVMKSMEELTLEAAVTGDRGTLLQAFTMNPLITSGDVAKQVMDEMLEAHKAYLPAFH; encoded by the coding sequence ATGGGTAAAAAATTAAAAATCGTAACAATTGGTGGTGGCTCTAGTTATACACCGGAATTAGTCGAAGGGTTTATTAATCGCTATGAGCAATTACCTGTTAGCGAATTATGGTTGGTTGATGTTGAAGCGGGTAAAGAAAAGTTAGAAATAGTTGGTGAAATGGCAAGACGTATGGTGAAAGCAGCTGGATTGCCAATTGAGGTTTACTTGACGTTAAATCGTCGTGAAGCCTTAAAAGACGCTGACTTTGTTACGACACAAATGCGTGTAGGCTTGTTAGACGCACGTATCTTGGATGAGCGTATTCCATTAAGCCATGGCATGATTGGACAAGAAACAAATGGTGCCGGTGGTATTTTTAAAGCACTAAGAACCGTTCCTGTGATTTTAGAAATTGTGGAAGATATGAAAGAATTATGTCCAGATGCTTGGTTGGTGAATTTTACTAATCCAGCAGGTATGGTGACAGAAGCTGTTTTACGTTATGGTAAATGGGATAAAGTCATTGGTTTATGTAATATTCCAGTCAATGCAGTATATCAAGAAACTGAATTATTAGGAGAATCATTAGGTGATGTCTTTTTCCACTTTGCGGGTATCAATCATTTACATTGGCATACAGCAGTGGATAAAAATGGCGTCGATCGTACCAAAGAATTAATTAAGAAAATGTACGGCAATGATGAAAATCAATCAATTGTCGCTAATATTAAAGACAACAGCTTGATTTATGAACAAGTGGAAAATCTAGAGATGATTCCTTGTCCATATCACAACTATTACTACTACACCGATAAAATGTTAGCCGAAGAATTAGAGGATTTCAAAGAGAACGGTACTCGTGCTGAAAAAGTGAAACAAATTGAGCATGAATTGTTTGAATTATACAAAGACCCTAACTTAGATTATAAGCCACAGCAATTAGCAGAACGTGGTGGAGCTCGTTATTCAGAAGCGGCCTGTGAAGTAATTAACTCTATTTATAATGATACACGTAAAGTCATGACCGTTAGTACTCGTAATAATGGAACTATCAAAGATTTACCTGACGAAGCAGCGGTTGAAGTGACATGTATGATGACTGGAAATGGACCAGTACCATTTAACTTTGGTCATTTTAGTCCAAAACAACGTGGTTTATTACAAGTGATGAAATCTATGGAAGAATTGACCTTAGAGGCTGCCGTAACAGGGGATAGAGGTACCTTATTACAAGCCTTTACGATGAATCCATTAATAACAAGTGGAGATGTAGCAAAACAAGTGATGGATGAGATGCTTGAAGCTCACAAAGCTTATCTACCAGCGTTTCATTAG
- a CDS encoding MurR/RpiR family transcriptional regulator: MLFLSHQVELNQLEIDIYHYITQNLDKVIYMRIRDLADATHVSTTTILRFCKKFGCQGFSDFKLKLQMYVTEQKNRNEEIELVDELPYIEFLKRTNTIDFQQPIEESANILTDADLILCVGVGTSGVMASYASILFSSLFNLALPITDPMNIPLDNISSQLNKKICLFVISVSGENRDIIDYINQMKLTNATVVSITNSGNSTISKLSTVNIPYYTNTEMYKNTNITSQLPVTYIIEMIGRYANHLTQI, from the coding sequence ATGTTATTTTTATCTCATCAAGTAGAACTTAATCAACTAGAAATAGATATTTATCACTATATTACACAAAATTTAGACAAAGTCATCTATATGCGTATTCGTGATTTAGCTGATGCTACTCATGTTAGCACCACAACCATTTTACGTTTTTGCAAAAAATTTGGTTGTCAAGGTTTTAGTGACTTCAAATTAAAATTACAAATGTATGTGACTGAACAAAAAAACCGTAATGAGGAAATTGAGTTGGTTGACGAACTTCCTTATATAGAATTTCTAAAAAGAACGAATACAATTGATTTTCAACAGCCTATCGAAGAATCTGCTAACATTTTAACAGATGCTGATTTAATTTTATGTGTTGGCGTTGGAACGTCTGGTGTGATGGCTAGCTATGCGTCTATTTTATTTAGTTCACTCTTCAACCTTGCACTGCCAATAACAGATCCAATGAATATTCCTTTAGATAATATTTCCTCACAATTGAATAAAAAAATCTGTTTATTTGTTATTTCAGTTTCTGGAGAAAATCGTGACATCATTGATTATATCAATCAAATGAAACTAACCAATGCAACGGTTGTTTCCATTACTAATAGTGGCAACTCGACTATTTCTAAGTTATCAACAGTTAATATTCCTTACTATACCAACACTGAGATGTATAAGAACACAAATATCACCTCACAGTTACCCGTTACTTATATTATTGAAATGATTGGACGTTACGCTAATCATTTAACACAAATTTAA
- a CDS encoding alpha/beta hydrolase, producing MIRNLFKWLLIPVVILVIIFSRYSLNISVAAIQFIFSLTPEVTDTKRFEEVKSRLITKKDLTYTSSLANNTADIYYPKKEGNYPVVFWVHGGAYVASSKESVEEYASNLADSAQVAVISMNYQLAPDSPYPGQLIQTSEMAEYFIEHAEEFPMLDFSQLFFAGDSAGAQIAAQYLVTQTNLEYGKQLGIKPLLTPEQLKGALLFCGPYEISQLRDTTDKSFFAKFLYQTVAQALIGKKDWQNEPQVEEAAISQHVTADFPPSFITDGNLMTFTDQGKSLVNRLNELGVETRSLFFEDKPKLGHEYQFDFTTDEALEAFDDVLSFIQQHRHE from the coding sequence ATGATCCGTAATCTTTTCAAATGGCTACTTATCCCTGTCGTTATTTTAGTCATTATTTTTTCGAGATATTCTTTGAATATTTCTGTAGCGGCCATTCAATTTATTTTTTCTTTAACACCCGAAGTAACTGATACTAAACGTTTTGAAGAGGTAAAATCACGTCTTATCACAAAAAAAGATCTTACCTATACCTCTTCTTTAGCTAATAACACTGCAGATATCTATTACCCAAAAAAAGAAGGGAACTATCCTGTTGTTTTTTGGGTTCACGGTGGTGCATATGTCGCAAGTAGTAAAGAAAGTGTTGAAGAATATGCAAGTAACTTAGCAGATAGTGCACAAGTTGCCGTTATCAGTATGAATTATCAATTGGCTCCAGATTCACCTTATCCTGGACAATTAATTCAAACGAGTGAAATGGCTGAGTATTTTATCGAACACGCTGAAGAATTTCCTATGTTAGATTTTAGTCAATTATTCTTTGCAGGAGATTCTGCTGGCGCTCAAATTGCTGCTCAATACTTAGTGACTCAGACAAATCTTGAGTATGGTAAACAACTAGGGATTAAACCTTTGTTGACACCCGAACAATTAAAAGGTGCCTTACTTTTTTGTGGACCTTATGAAATTAGTCAGTTAAGAGATACAACTGACAAATCATTCTTCGCTAAATTTTTATACCAAACAGTTGCACAAGCTTTAATTGGTAAAAAAGACTGGCAGAATGAACCACAAGTGGAGGAAGCGGCAATCTCTCAACATGTTACCGCAGACTTCCCTCCTAGCTTCATCACAGATGGTAATCTAATGACTTTTACAGATCAAGGTAAATCACTAGTCAATCGACTAAATGAGTTAGGCGTTGAAACACGTTCATTATTCTTTGAGGACAAGCCTAAGCTTGGACATGAATATCAATTTGATTTTACAACAGATGAAGCACTTGAAGCCTTTGATGATGTCTTATCATTTATTCAACAACATCGCCATGAATAA
- a CDS encoding nucleobase:cation symporter-2 family protein: MYAGAVAVPLLIGQALNFTPEQMTYLISIDIFMCGIATILQLVVTKFFGIGLPVVLGCAIQAVSPLIMIGSNKGIGAIYGSIIAAGVFIVLIAGVFSKVKKLFPSIVTGTVITTIGLTLIPVAIEKMGGGSAASPTFGNAKSLILAFFTIVLILVTQLFGKGFLRSISVLIGLVGGTLLAAAMGLVSTDIVASAQWMHVPTPFYFGKPIFDVSSILLMIIISIVSMVESTGVYFALGDITGKKIGQDELKRGYRAEGLAVVLGGIFNTFPYTGFSQNVGLVQLSGIKTRKPVVFSAIFLIILGLLPKMGAVAQMIPEPVLGGGMLVMFGMVAVQGMKMLMRVDFNNDKNLLIVAVSIGLGLGFAIKPELFQFMPETIKMFASNGIVVSSIVAIVLNLVLNGMKDEN; the protein is encoded by the coding sequence ATGTATGCCGGTGCGGTTGCCGTGCCATTGCTAATCGGGCAAGCACTTAATTTTACGCCGGAACAAATGACGTATTTAATTTCAATTGATATTTTTATGTGTGGGATAGCAACTATTTTACAATTGGTAGTTACAAAGTTTTTTGGTATCGGCTTACCTGTGGTGTTGGGATGTGCTATTCAGGCAGTGTCTCCACTGATCATGATTGGGAGTAATAAAGGTATTGGTGCGATTTATGGCTCAATTATTGCAGCTGGTGTGTTTATTGTATTAATTGCAGGCGTGTTTTCTAAGGTAAAAAAACTATTTCCATCTATTGTAACAGGAACAGTTATTACAACAATTGGTCTAACACTGATTCCCGTTGCGATTGAAAAAATGGGTGGTGGATCAGCTGCTTCTCCAACGTTTGGTAATGCAAAGTCGTTAATATTAGCCTTTTTTACCATCGTATTAATTTTAGTCACGCAATTATTTGGTAAAGGTTTCTTACGTTCGATTTCGGTCCTAATTGGTTTAGTTGGGGGAACACTACTTGCTGCTGCTATGGGCTTAGTTTCAACTGATATTGTTGCTTCAGCTCAATGGATGCATGTGCCGACACCTTTTTATTTTGGTAAACCTATTTTTGATGTCTCTTCTATATTACTGATGATTATTATTTCAATCGTTAGTATGGTTGAATCAACAGGTGTGTACTTTGCTTTAGGAGATATTACTGGTAAAAAAATTGGACAAGATGAGTTAAAGCGTGGCTATCGTGCTGAAGGTTTAGCTGTTGTTTTAGGTGGGATTTTTAATACATTTCCTTATACTGGTTTCTCACAGAATGTAGGACTTGTTCAGCTTTCAGGTATTAAAACACGTAAACCAGTCGTCTTTTCAGCTATTTTCTTAATTATTTTAGGGTTATTACCTAAGATGGGCGCGGTTGCTCAAATGATTCCAGAGCCAGTACTAGGTGGTGGGATGTTGGTCATGTTTGGCATGGTAGCTGTTCAAGGAATGAAGATGTTAATGCGAGTTGATTTTAATAATGATAAAAATTTATTGATTGTCGCTGTTTCTATTGGCTTAGGTTTAGGATTTGCTATTAAGCCCGAGTTATTCCAATTCATGCCTGAAACGATTAAAATGTTTGCCAGCAACGGTATTGTGGTGAGTAGTATTGTTGCGATAGTTTTAAATTTAGTGCTAAATGGTATGAAAGACGAGAACTAA
- a CDS encoding xanthine phosphoribosyltransferase codes for MEALVNKIKQDGRVLNQGVLKVDSFLTHQVDPLLMAQIGESFGEYFKEAGITKIVTVETSGIAPSIFAAKELDVPLIVARKSKSVTMDEELLTAPVYSFTKQETNQVSISKKFITNEDHILIIDDFLANGQAAKGLIELCEQAGATVAAVGIVIEKSFQEGRQLLEDMGIKVVSLARVASLDNNYVTFLEGDA; via the coding sequence ATGGAAGCATTAGTTAACAAAATTAAACAAGATGGACGTGTATTAAATCAAGGAGTACTGAAAGTAGATAGTTTCTTAACGCATCAGGTAGATCCATTGCTGATGGCTCAAATTGGTGAAAGTTTTGGTGAATACTTCAAAGAAGCGGGAATTACGAAGATTGTTACAGTAGAAACTTCAGGTATTGCGCCATCAATTTTTGCAGCCAAGGAATTAGATGTACCGTTAATTGTGGCACGTAAATCTAAAAGTGTGACAATGGATGAAGAACTATTAACTGCACCTGTGTATTCATTTACTAAACAAGAAACGAATCAAGTTTCTATTTCTAAAAAATTCATCACAAACGAAGATCATATTTTAATTATTGATGATTTCTTAGCAAACGGTCAAGCGGCTAAAGGTTTAATTGAATTATGTGAACAAGCAGGGGCAACTGTTGCTGCTGTAGGGATTGTGATTGAAAAATCATTCCAAGAAGGTCGTCAATTATTAGAAGATATGGGGATTAAAGTAGTGTCACTTGCACGTGTGGCTTCATTAGATAATAACTATGTGACGTTTTTAGAAGGAGATGCCTAA